The stretch of DNA AAGCATTATCATCGGCATAAGCGTTTGATCAGTGATATTGTTTAGGCTCTTTTGAGGGCTTGAGTATTTTACAAGCTATGCAAGTTTGTGATCCCATGAAAGCAAGGCTCACCTCACCTTGTGTATATTGCACTATTTCTTTTCATTGTTTCTATTCTTTTTTActtcaatatcaattaaaatgtATTGTTTTGACGGTGTTTGATTATATAAATTAGTACCAACTGGCCTTGTCATTCTGCATGTGAAACATGGCAAGTGAAAGTGGAGTAGAATTCAAGGGATTTTGGGGCCGAAGATTTAAATATGATTGGACTGTATTGTTTTCCTAGCTATAAATCACACAAGAATTAGCCTAAATACgatccttttttctttttaagcaTTGTCAACCCaagaaatgaaataaatgtaatattattttgtaataaattCTCCACATATAGTAGAAAACTATTTTTTGctccaaaaagaaaaaaaaactactttttgacaaaaatgatgaaaataGATTAGAAACTTGGTAATTATACCAAGAATTGTGTTTGTATGAGTGTGAGCATTGGTATGTATGGGTGGGTCATATTTTAAAGAGGCAGGTTTAAATTCTATAATGTAAGAATTTGCTGGTGAGTAATATGCAAGTTCTTCCATAAATTCCGTGAGTCAAAATATTCTAACCCAGATAAACTAGATTTTTTGTGAAATTGCAATTGaaataattgtatttaaattacaaatataaatttaagatTGAATCAAATCAATTCTAGTTGTATAAAATTGAATTAGGATATgagataaaataatttgatatttgtctaataaaatttaagaaaatgataattatttttagaagtCAGTTATTAAATTGACATGTATACAAGGTAAAGATGATGGGTCTCATTGTACGACACACAACAAATTGCAAATTTAGGTATTGTTTGGGaatgaataaattttataacGGATTTTATAACGGGATAAAATTTGTttgtctattatttttattttttctttcttgtttactccaattttaaaaactattaaaaaatacagcataaatatttttcaataataaatataaaaatttaaatgatatatatttattattaatacataaaaatataagacaaatatttgtctgtaattaatataaaaaattatggaaTAAATATTTGCTACTAGTacataaaaaacataagaaaaatatttattattaataaatataaacaaaatattggataaatattttcacTAATACACCaaaaaaacacattgttaataaaatataaaaaattgataaatatttttttattaatatataaaaatataaaaaataaatatttattattaataaatattaaaaaaagtataggataattatttatcattaataaatataaaaaatactaaataaatatttattattaataaataaaatgagattttGTTTGTCTTAAAATCTGAACAAAACAGTGTAGAGTATCAATTACTTTTGACAAAATCCGATGAGTGTGAGTCGGGAGAGAGCCGCCACAGCGGCGGCACGAAGAACGTGCTGCAACATAGACCGCCGTCAATAGCGGTGGAATCCATCCGTGAACAACGGACATTGGAAAAATGGTAACAAATTTGGGGAAAACTGATAAGCTCTTCTCCTTTTCTCTTATAATGTAGTTAGTTTAGTTGGTTAAATTCAGTTATATAACCGTTATTTAGATAGTTAATTGCTTATTTGTTATATTCTGTTTTCATTCCTATAATAATACACCACATAGATATCATAGTTATTATATTCCATACATAAATACATTCATTCATTCTCACACACTCAACACTAATTctaacttcaattttttctcTAGTCACATTTTCTTGTTTGTgcaaaaactaaaaagaaaagaTAATGTCTAACTGGcttgaaaatataatttgtgcATGCtgctcaaaagaaaaaattattcacaTTGAAGAATTTGATAAAGATCCTCTTGGGTGGACACATGACGTGGGTTACCATCCATTTGGTGATTTCTCCATGGCTGCAGTTTACGCGAACTCGATTGTGGAGACTCACAGCCAGTTTGATGTTGGCAAGAATGCATTCTTTGTTGGAATTTATGATGGCTTTAGCGGCGACTACACTTCAACCTTCATCCTTGCTAACCTCTTCAAGAATTTAGTTTGTGAGtcttcttttaattaatatatattgtttcttctttcattttctatgttcttttgtttctttcttgTTTGCATGCTTGTATTGTGTGTGATATTATCTTATTATCATTGTACATTGTTGTATACTCCAGTTTACACCTAATTTTGATTAATTCTTTGAAGTAGTGTGGATGGAATTGAGACATGATTCAAAGTTAAAGGAATTGTATATCCTAGAATTGATGAGATGGGAAAtgttttcttaattaaaaacgACCGAGAAATCCAGAAACAAATCTTACCAAAAGTTTGTGTGTGTGTGCTAGTAGTAATATGGATGATAACAACCAAACCTTTTTTTTGGGTTAAAAAAGGACTCGAGTGTTTCTCTCcctctttttataaaaaacaatggATTATGAAATTCTATATTGTTATGGTTATATGGTTTTTGAAATTCCGCATTAGTGGGATTCATTTTCTGAAAGCcccattttagtttttttttttgtcttaattgACTGATATAGATATTTTTGTATTAGTTTTTTAAACAAACTAGTATCTGACCTGCATTAACATAGGTCTCTCTTTTTTAAGCTTTCCTAATGTTAAATTGTCATTTGAAGCATGGGTTTAAGAAATAATGGAAGTTTCTGATTTCAGGGCATATTCAGCGTAATGGTGATAATATGTCTGAAGATATTCTAAGGCAAGTTGTTGCTGAAATCGAGGAATCGGTTATGAATGGTATTAGAGATGCTTATGAACAATGCCCTGAGCTAGGAATAGTTGGTTCCAGTTGTCTAATTTGTATTCTATGGGAAGAGAGACTATATATCGCCAACCTTGGAGACTCCCGTGCTGTCATGGGTTCTTCTGAGATTCCATTTAATAGATTCCTTGTTCAACAGTTGGTCAGAGATCACAATGCTTGTAATGAGGATATCAGAATTGAACTCATGAATTTGCATCCAGATGATCCGAATATTGTGACCTATAATTTTGATGCATGGCGTGTTAAAGGCATACGTGAGGTAAGCAGAGGTATTGGACATGCATATTGGAAGCGGGAACCGTTCACTATAAACTCATCGAACCAAGTCCCAGAGTCAGAACGTGTGCCTTCTCCTTTTACCCGACCTTTGCTATCAGCAGAACCTGAGATACATTCAAGACGCATACGTGAGTCGAATAAATTCATTATATTTGGATCAGGTGGACTTTGGAAATTCTTGACAAATGAGGAAGCTGCTAAAATTGTTGAGAACAATCCACGAGAGGTATGGCTTGTTCTTTCTAGCTACTTGCTCTTccttttattatttacttccaCTActattttctttgctttgctagCTAGCTCTGGTTATGTTTATTTATAGTATAGTATGGTGGGTTTTTGTTGCAGGGAATTGCAAAAAGACTTGTGATGATTGCTCTAGAGATTGCAGCTGGAAGAAGGAATACAAGCTATAATGAGCTTAGGGAGATTCCTCAGGGACATGGTGTTAGTAGGGGGCCTAGTGTTTCTGTTAAAGGAACTAGGAAGGAATATCATGATGATATCACTGTGATAGTTGTATTCTTAGACAAAATGCCAAATCGTAATCAGACTGTGATGCCGCCAGAGTTCATTTCCTTCAAAGCCTTCAGTATGATGGAAGCATCAGATTTTAGATATCTCAATCAGAGATCTGAATCATAATTTTTCATTGGAACCAGTATGTTTTCTAGAGTAgttgtattaatttattttcattattcctatgatctaaatgtttatTTTCCTCTCAATATGTTTTTAAACCATAAAAGTTGATTGATTGCGGTTTGAGGTAATGTGTAATTGGTTAATGGCTATTTTCTCAATAATAGTGCTGCAAAACAGAACTGTATCACTTTCTTATTGTTTTGTTCATTACTTTCTTGCAGACATGGTGTAGAACTGCCTCTAAAGTTTTCATGGATTAACATTCTCATCGCCATAAGCGTCTGATCAGTGATATTGTTTAGGCTCCGTTTAGTGCTTGAATAATTACAAGCTATGCAAATTCCTTACCAGATGAAAGCAAAGCTCACCTTTCGTATATTGTACTATTGGTTTAATTCAACTATTatgtcttttttcttttcactgatttgattgttgttgtcTTCGAGTATCAATTAAAATGTATTCTTTTGACTCTGTTTGCTTATAAAAATTTGTACAAACTGGCCTTAAAGCAAAGTGCCTTGCTTGTTTTTAAGCCACACTTTGTTCCTAACTTGCAAAACTTACAATAAATCCAGAAAAGATAACATATTTACTTCCATTTTTGTTATGGGAAGTAAAATGCTTTCTTCTATCAAGGAGCTCAAATTGCATTTGGTCCCTACAATATTTTATCACACTTCCGAAAAtagttttcattttaaaatccaattttttGGCCTCTCAATTATCATATTTGTTGCAGTTTTACTCTTAATTTTGATGTCTAAAATTGTGGTTTTTTGCTCTAAAATAACATAGATGAATGATAGTTTCTCAATAAATGATATTGTAAAGTTGTTTTAGACTATATATGTGTGTATGTTCCAAATTTGTTTGAGATCGTATGTGTATGTTCCTttaaatccttttttttttaatgatcatTCATTATTATGGGTGAGAATATGCTAGAATGGGTTATATGAGTTtgatatgttaaaaaatttaagactGGTCTGGGCCGtattatagttttttatttatttatttgagtttaCCCTTTATGAAATTTTGATATGACTTGTTAGCCAATTTAAAAGCCTAATAGTTTTAAATAAGtaatcaaataaaatgatagatcaataaattttaccctttattgatgtaatagttttaaataggtgtcaaaaataaatgtagaataatatgtttttttttaggtatataaaataatatgattaaattattaaaaggctagaaaaaacttaatttaacataaattttcaaaatcttatatgataataatagtaataaaaatattatttatatttacttaaataggTTAGTGTGATAGGTGTAAAAGGGTTTTTTTATAGTGTCGTAGTGTTTTTTTGGAACAAATGCTGTTCGCCTAAGAACAAAGGGTATGGGGTTTTCAATGTTTCAATGCTTTCAATCTTACTCTCCTTAGTAAACAGGGGTGACACATTTTATCAATTTGGTGACCAACCTAGTTATATATGGGAAGTATTCATGCTATCATTTGAATTCTTAAAAAAGGTTGTATATGGAAGATAAATACATTCCACTATATTGACATTTGGTAAGACAATTGGTTATCACTTCAAAATGGATACAAATTTTGGACTCTAAAACCGTCCCTTATCGAGCTCTCTCATGTGTCACAATTGATTTATCTTTTGAAACTACTAAAATTCTCAAACCTCATCTCCCTATCTCCAGAGAGAAAGATTAGCTTATTTGGGGATCTCACAAGAAAGGTTTATTCACTGTATGTAGTGCCTACCATTCTATTAAACACTGGGAAAACTCATAAACATCCACTATCTCTAACTCTTGGCCAAATTCTGCTTTTTGGACCAAGTTATGGAACCTTAGGACAATCCCAAAACATGTGAACCTAGTATGGAGAGTTCTCCACAATAGTCTCTctctgttaaaaaaaattatcaaaaggGGGGGTTctggttattaaaaaaattaacatgtgATCCTTTATGTCCATGATGCAATGAAGAGGAGGAATACATCAATCACATCTTTAGCAGGTGCCCTTGAGTAAAACATGTTTGGTTTTGACCCCCTGCTGGGAGAAGGTTTGACTAGTTATCTCGAAACTTCCCTACGTgacttgaaaaatatatttccaCATCTCATTTGGATGTTGCCGagtttattttatctatttgttATGACATATGGTActctcaaaataaattttgttttgaatgtaaagttttgaattttggaACAAATGTTTGTAAAGTTTGGAATCTAATTGAAGACCATAAGGTGATGTTGAATATTTTGTCAAGGATGTTGTCAATCCACAATCTGTCTCTCTAGTCAGATGGAGTCCACCTCCgaataacttttataaaatcaatgtCCATGATGTGGGTCTGAAGGATAATGTTTGACGAATTGGCAAAATTATTAGAGATGGTTAATGTGTGGTTTTCGCTACTGCAATTTGAAAAATTACTACTATACCTAAATTTGATGTGGCCGAAGATATGGGCTTCAATTTGGCGTTCCAATTTGCAGTTGACTTGGGTTTTGACACATTAGGATCGAGACAATTAGATTTTGTATCCCCACAATTGAACTTATAcccttcatttaaattttttatcccTTAACTTACTAAAATACCCTTAAGTATacaatagaaattaaaaaatttcagatattatgaaattttcgaaaacagtattttttttctctgaAATTCTCTTACTGAAAATttccaataattatttttcatttccgAAAGTTAGTCTAattcgaaaatttgaaaatctGATAGTTTTTCTTaacatgaaatttcatttttagaaaattttcgaTATTGAAGTATAACTAtcggaaatttaaaatttccgTTTGAAACTctcagaaatttcaaaatttgaactttCTGGTTGAAACACCTGAAAATTTCattcgtttttgaaaatttatcatacaagtttttttcttttaattttaaaatttaaaatttgcggtagaataaaattaactatcGAAAATTTGACACAAATTTCGAATAGAATAAatgtaactaccggaaatttcaatgtATAAAATTTTCGTTAGTATAAATAATGTACTAAAAATCTGTTGGAGACATTTCCGGTAGACAATTCATTTTACCAGAAATTTCATGGCTTGAAATTTCCCGTACACCATTTTATCCCACACGCCTTGATATTCTCGGTACACAAATTATACCACCCAGAAATTGTAAGTAGTGTTAATTTGTGTACCGGATATTTGAgagaaataatttaattatcgaCAATTTTAGTGAGGGGATAAGATtttggtgaatttttttttaaactataatctatattttgaattattttttttaaattgacacTCTTTTAAAACTCATGgagtaataatatttaaactaatgaaaaataaaatatagggTTTTAGATTCCGCTatacaattatattttgttttattgaaAAAGCAAAATTAAGTGGTTATGgtttacaataattttaaacaaaattatatagttTGAATCGTCATTTCTAATTTATTGCTTTTTAGTATACTGTATACTTTGTATAAGTGGTTATGGTTTACAATATAAGTGGTGTGAATCATTTTCAACAATACTTAAATTTGATGGTTGTCTAAACAAAATTCTTAAATAACTTTATTTAGAAATAGTCACGGGATTGTTAAAAAATAGCAATGCCATTACGAATGTATCAATTTTCTGACGAAATGTGATCAAACTATTGTCTACAAATGTGATAAGAATCTAATTTGTATATTCTAATGTATTAAGACAAtgtaagagaaaaataattttttttataaatgataaaatatttgtttcatgtatgatttatcatataaaatattattattataacataatTTCTGTcaaaattttatctaaaaaataattaaaaaaaatactctatttatgaaatatatatttatttttaacttaattgattcataaaaaataaattttaaactagtTGAGAAAATTTCAGTAGTAAATGGACCATCccaataaaataatagaaaacaaAATTGGTCATTTTTACCATTTCAGTAGAaccaaaaatgaaatattatctttaaaataaacCTTTTTCAAAGTTTACAATTTGAAGAGTGATTTGTTGATAAGAGCCAAAAAACATAAGTTCAACTATTTAAAATAGAGTACGCCACAAGTTAGTGACTATAAGTTCTACAATGGAAAGagtaaaaaataacataaaaaatgaagTTCTAAAAGTGTATATTTCACTTGCATGTTGCAACTGAAACACAGTCCTTATGAACATATGGAGCTTGGAAGTTGCATTCTAGTTTGTGGACTTTTATATCAATTGTAATTGTTTCGGctatttaaacaaattattcAAAAACTGCAAAGAGAGtaaagcaaaaaaataaaaatacaccaTTTAGAAACATGATTCtgcaaacaaaaatatattcaagttaaattttttttttttactcatgacaaatatttaattgatcACTCGGTTATATAAACAATGCtgaataacaacaacaacaacaacaataataataataataataataataataataataataataataataataattataactatCCTACCAatcctttaaaaaaaactattactgaaaattttattcataagtttaataaataaacaaaaaataaaataataaatataaaaaacaaataataacaaCTATATTTCtactcataaaaatattatattagtttaaatacatttattaaataaaatatttattttattatgttagagtttatacaaaaaaaatataagttatttcttatttaaaacatattaaaaaaataattttaatattcaataatttaaacatgaaaaacacaataaattatatatttattattataaattttaaaaaataaaactatattttatttaaatataatgtattttttttggtaaaaatcAATCTCAACAAATGATTTAGAAACCCTATCGCCGATTGAGTGTGAATCCGGAGATGCCACTGGTGAGAGGGGATATGCTGCCGCCACTTTGCACGGAGAATAGCCACCACAGCGACATCGCAGAGAACTTGCTGCGACGTAGACCGCCTACTATCGCAGTGGAATCTGTACGTGTATTCGGCGGTGCTACAGAAGAGAGGGAAAATTATGCCGCCACTTTGCAGGGAGGATAGCCACCACAGCGGCGGAGCGTAGAATTCTGTTAAGGCGTGGTAGACATTGGAAAATTGGAAACAAATTTGGGGAAAACTGATAAGCTCTTCATTATGATGAAGTTAGTTTAGTTAGTTAAATTCAGTTATATAACCGTTATGTTGATTTCAGttacttaatttttcattattctGTACACAAATACAtttcattaactttttttatctcAACACTAATTCTCACTAAGATCATGTTTTTTAAGTGTCTTAAGAAAATAGTTTGTGCTTGCACAGGCAAACATTTGGATGACATTGATGAATTTAATAAAGATCCTCTTGGGTGGTCGAGGGAACTGTTTCCGCATCAATGTGGTAAATTCTCCATGGCTGCTGTTCATGCGAATGGCGATATGGAGGATCACAGTCAGCTTGAAGTTGGCCATAATGAACTCTTCGTTGGAATTTATGATGGCCATAGAGGCAACATTGCTTCAGAGTTCATCAGTAATAACCTCTTTCATGATCTACTTAGTGAGTCTTCTTTTAACTTTCTTTCTTCTTTGCATGCTTGTGATTCCCTTCTGTCTTATTGTAGTTCGCATCTAACTTTGATTCATTCTTTTTAAGGAGTGTGGATTGAATTGAAACACACAACAATTTAAGGAGTGGGAAATGTTATcttaatttaaaacaataaataaaataatcttaCCTAAAGTTCTTGTGTATGTGGTGGTAGAAATATGGATGATAATAACATTTGGGGGAGAAATCCATTTCACACGggtacatttttttattacccCATACCCCATAcattttttgattaaaataagaaCTTGATTTTCCCTcctcctttttaaaaaaaaggtgGGTGTA from Cicer arietinum cultivar CDC Frontier isolate Library 1 chromosome 3, Cicar.CDCFrontier_v2.0, whole genome shotgun sequence encodes:
- the LOC101508201 gene encoding probable protein phosphatase 2C 43, which encodes MSNWLENIICACCSKEKIIHIEEFDKDPLGWTHDVGYHPFGDFSMAAVYANSIVETHSQFDVGKNAFFVGIYDGFSGDYTSTFILANLFKNLVWHIQRNGDNMSEDILRQVVAEIEESVMNGIRDAYEQCPELGIVGSSCLICILWEERLYIANLGDSRAVMGSSEIPFNRFLVQQLVRDHNACNEDIRIELMNLHPDDPNIVTYNFDAWRVKGIREVSRGIGHAYWKREPFTINSSNQVPESERVPSPFTRPLLSAEPEIHSRRIRESNKFIIFGSGGLWKFLTNEEAAKIVENNPREGIAKRLVMIALEIAAGRRNTSYNELREIPQGHGVSRGPSVSVKGTRKEYHDDITVIVVFLDKMPNRNQTVMPPEFISFKAFSMMEASDFRYLNQRSES